One part of the Vicia villosa cultivar HV-30 ecotype Madison, WI linkage group LG6, Vvil1.0, whole genome shotgun sequence genome encodes these proteins:
- the LOC131611614 gene encoding serine/threonine-protein kinase OXI1-like, whose translation MSYGGESLDFRNLKVISAVGRGAKGVVFLGRIYGSAKEEWLALKVISKELLQKKNNNRIDKCKRVTFEQQVLRRFDHPLLPRLKGVFETEKLIGFAMDYCHGGNLHYLKKKQPEKKFSEEAIRFYAVELVLALEYLHNLGVVYRDLKLENIMIQQSGHIMLVDFDLSKKLNPKSPNSLSCNSSPGSNSSSGSNSPDMKNRRMKWLSRFYCHRPSEKPELNSASQIDPNSTCKRSESDSVEKSNSFVGTEDYVAPEVIKGRGHNFAVDWWSFGVVLYEMLYGTTPFNGPNRKETFHKILTREPELEGETTPLKDLIVKLLEKDADLRIQVDEIKGHDFFKSVKWNIVLGIARPPYIPPNEIVDKAGFSRKEVESFVHGIFFPKSKNNNEEIKKEKNNEEIKKDGKVKGENEDINDGGNKNVWVEKLSQNHTRDDNFLIF comes from the exons ATGAGTTACGGCGGTGAATCATTGGACTTCCGAAACCTGAAGGTGATATCCGCTGTCGGACGCGGTGCAAAAGGCGTTGTGTTTCTTGGGAGAATTTACGGATCGGCGAAAGAGGAATGGCTGGCTTTGAAAGTGATATCCAAAGAGCTTCTTCAGAAGAAGAATAATAACAGAATCGATAAATGCAAAAGAGTAACGTTTGAACAACAGGTACTACGTCGTTTTGATCATCCCCTTTTGCCTCGGTTGAAAGGAGTTTTTGAAACGGAGAAGCTAATTGGTTTCGCTATGGATTATTGTCATGGTGGGAATTTGCATTATCTTAAGAAGAAGCAACCGGAGAAAAAATTCTCAGAAGAAGCCATTAG GTTTTATGCTGTGGAATTGGTGTTAGCATTGGAATATTTACACAATCTAGGAGTAGTTTATAGAGATTTGAAGCTTGAAAACATTATGATCCAACAAAGTGGTCACATAATGCTAGTAGATTTCGACTTATCAAAGAAACTGaatccaaaatcacccaactcaCTGAGTTGCAACTCGTCACCAGGCTCAAACTCGTCATCTGGTTCCAACTCGCCAGATATGAAAAACAGGAGAATGAAATGGTTGTCACGGTTTTATTGTCACCGTCCTTCTGAAAAACCGGAACTCAACTCAGCGAGTCAGATTGATCCTAACTCGACCTGTAAAAGGAGCGAGTCAGACTCAGTTGAGAAATCCAACTCGTTCGTGGGGACCGAGGATTACGTGGCACCTGAAGTTATCAAGGGGCGTGGACATAATTTCGCTGTCGATTGGTGGTCGTTCGGCGTCGTTCTGTATGAAATGCTTTATGGAACGACGCCGTTTAATGGTCCTAATAGAAAGGAAACGTTTCACAAGATTTTAACTAGGGAGCCTGAACTAGAGGGTGAAACGACGCCGTTGAAGGATTTGATTGTGAAGTTACTTGAGAAAGATGCTGACCTTAGAATTCAAGTTGATGAGATTAAGGGTCACGATTTCTTTAAAAGTGTCAAGTGGAACATAGTGTTGGGAATTGCTCGTCCACCGTATATTCCTCCTAATGAAATTGTGGACAAAGCTGGATTTTCGAGGAAGGAAGTTGAATCGTTTGTTCATGGAATATTTTTTcctaaaagtaaaaataataatgaagagATTAAAAAGGAGAAAAATAATGAAGAGATTAAAAAGGATGGAAAGGTAAAGGGTGAGAATGAAGATATCAATGATGGTGGTAATAAGAATGTGTGGGTTGAGAAATTGAGTCAGAATCATACTAGAGAtgataattttttgattttttaa